The genomic region CATGACTGGAGCTGGGTGACTTCCGGCACATCTGTTTTGGTCAATAGGTGTTGTACTTTACCAACACACCAATTCACACCCACTCAGGAACACCGCCATGAACACCCAGACCCAGACCACCGAATCCAACGTCCGCAGCCACGACAACGTCGTCGCTTTTGCCTCCAAAGCCCGCCACAGCTACCGGACCCCCAGCTTCGGTATCGGTTACGGCACCAGCAGCGGCTACGGCACCGACAAGCGCTACACCACCGATTGGGGCCAGATCCGCTTCCGCTGCGCCTGATCAGCGTCTGCTTCCCCGGCGTTACCGGCAATACCCGTTCGTCACTCCCCCGCACATCTGTTTCCAGGACTGCTTCGTCATGAACGCCCCTCGCACCCATGTCACGCTCGCCCCGCGCACGCCGGTCAACGTGCCGTCGCGCGCCGAGTCCACCTCCCGACATTCCCAGCCCAGCCGCTATCGCGCACGCGATTCCGGCATCGGCTACGGCGCCAGCAGCGGTTACAAACGCTACACCAGCGATTGGGGCCAGACCCGCTTCCAATGCCGCTGAACCTTCGATCCACGCCGCAAACCACGTCCCCGGAGCTCCGGCCGCAACGCGCATGTCCTCTCTCCCATGCGCCTGCGGCCGGACCGCCGCTGTCGGCCTCGGTTATCCTGATGCGGTGACCACACCCGAATCCCCCACGCCGCGCCTGTTTCGCGGCACAGCCACCGTCGACGATCTCAATGCGATGTCCCGCGACACCGCGATGGCATCGCTCGGCATCGTCTTCACCGAGATCGGCCCGGATTTCGTGCGCGGCACCATGCCGGTGGACGCGCGGACCCACCAACCCTATGGCCTGCTGCACGGCGGCGCTTCGGTACTGCTGGCGGAAACGCTCGGCAGCAGCGCGGGCAATCTGTGTGTCGCGCCCGGCGAGCTGTGCGTCGGCATCGAGATCAACGCCAACCATGTGGCTGCAGTACGCGAGGGTCGGGTCACCGGCACCGCGCGACCGCTGCATATCGGCCGTCGCACCCAGGTCTGGGAGATCCGGATCGAGGACGCGCTCGGCCAACTCGTCTGCATCTCGCGGCTGACCCTCGCCGTCATCGCGCAGCGCAGCTGACCGGGCCCGTATGCAAAGCTCTAATCCGCTTCCGTATGGTC from Lysobacter sp. harbors:
- a CDS encoding hotdog fold thioesterase, with amino-acid sequence MSSLPCACGRTAAVGLGYPDAVTTPESPTPRLFRGTATVDDLNAMSRDTAMASLGIVFTEIGPDFVRGTMPVDARTHQPYGLLHGGASVLLAETLGSSAGNLCVAPGELCVGIEINANHVAAVREGRVTGTARPLHIGRRTQVWEIRIEDALGQLVCISRLTLAVIAQRS